In the genome of Streptomyces globosus, one region contains:
- a CDS encoding ATP-binding protein, whose translation MNQEISLVATLPATPRGARAARALTVSQLLEHRLPFADAAQVVAELAANAVTHGRVPGRGFRLRLRTGPGPTLRIEVSDTRAEAAPPCEPSVPAAAAESGRGLLLVSELASRWGVERGPLPLKTVWAEMNFGGPLSPDRGSHVPMGRVSVAHDAK comes from the coding sequence GTGAATCAGGAAATCTCCCTCGTCGCGACCCTCCCCGCGACCCCGCGCGGCGCTCGTGCCGCACGCGCCCTCACCGTCTCCCAACTACTGGAACATCGACTTCCGTTCGCGGACGCGGCGCAGGTCGTCGCCGAGCTGGCCGCGAACGCGGTGACGCACGGGAGGGTGCCGGGGCGCGGGTTCCGGCTGCGACTGCGGACGGGGCCCGGGCCTACGCTGCGTATCGAGGTGTCGGACACCCGCGCCGAGGCGGCCCCGCCGTGCGAGCCGTCCGTTCCGGCCGCGGCGGCGGAATCCGGGCGGGGGCTGCTGCTGGTGTCCGAGCTCGCCTCGCGGTGGGGCGTTGAGCGGGGGCCGCTTCCACTGAAAACGGTCTGGGCGGAAATGAATTTCGGCGGGCCGCTTTCACCGGATCGAGGTTCTCACGTCCCGATGGGCCGGGTTTCGGTGGCGCACGACGCTAAGTGA
- a CDS encoding amidase domain-containing protein, with protein MSAEFSLKDAAGNLVPNLPLPSVWVESGTRASLQIPEGRLADGASYRWSVRACDSVGCSPWSAEQSLTIRLQPLPSLPATQSLALTGTALAGTSAPTDCDTPGCAPPPTGQLRIGTADGHLWATHLKADLSALPPGARVTSAKLSLSRADCTTQCVAQKPSAYELSTAWTAAQSGKDLLTAAGNDSYVSDLALAEVDFGMLVQSWLDRGGNEGLALTVPGTAAGAAYHSAAAADPTLRPKLTVEYLPPTAPGVVSDIVTTPGDTGLLATWNAPLDGGATGDVTYVATAEKSDGTVVGTWEGTELRTVFGGLDNVTSYRVSVTAKNAVGSGPVSRSALAQGASVAGGSTPYKDYVQAYLSARNKVMTGVSATTAEAAAESPHGTVFGPVLDVQEASLIGELVALETQSQAYVGASSALTDIMIADGGAARVLVRATVIQTMTLRVNGVDEVSEERRAKRFVFNVSGGAVKLESESDDSEAGQKLSPTAAAGAQVAATPADTTGVPTDGAETILLGGDGFPVSDPVAAGALSASYVNGSGTASWAWNNAGRIPREYGRNDCTNFVSKALYNGGGMKMRHWAYWQDRAWWRNTSWMAWKKNSHTWSGAQNLFTHMLNYRQPGYVNRAYNLRAGDILFFSWKKDNGVFNHAAVVTGNNHGVVRVAQHGYSAHDTLQGIMARHRTGPNPIVQVGALRPRSR; from the coding sequence GTGAGCGCCGAGTTCTCGCTGAAGGACGCGGCCGGGAATCTCGTCCCCAATCTCCCGCTGCCTTCCGTATGGGTTGAAAGCGGCACTCGGGCCTCCCTGCAAATCCCCGAGGGCAGGCTCGCGGACGGTGCGAGCTACCGCTGGTCGGTACGGGCCTGTGACAGCGTCGGCTGCTCACCCTGGTCAGCCGAGCAGAGCCTGACCATCCGCCTCCAGCCGTTGCCTTCGTTGCCGGCCACACAGTCCCTGGCTCTCACCGGCACCGCACTCGCGGGCACGTCCGCCCCGACCGACTGTGACACACCCGGCTGCGCCCCGCCGCCGACCGGGCAGCTCCGGATCGGTACTGCGGACGGACATCTGTGGGCGACGCACCTGAAGGCGGACCTCTCCGCGCTCCCGCCGGGAGCCCGGGTCACTTCCGCCAAGCTGTCACTGTCCAGGGCCGACTGCACCACCCAGTGCGTGGCGCAGAAGCCGAGCGCGTACGAGCTCTCCACTGCCTGGACCGCGGCACAAAGCGGCAAGGATCTCCTGACGGCCGCGGGCAACGACAGCTACGTCTCCGACCTCGCGCTGGCCGAGGTCGACTTCGGCATGCTGGTGCAGTCCTGGCTCGACCGCGGCGGGAACGAGGGACTGGCCCTCACCGTCCCCGGCACGGCGGCCGGAGCGGCGTACCACTCGGCCGCGGCGGCGGACCCCACCCTGCGTCCAAAGCTGACAGTCGAGTACCTGCCGCCGACCGCTCCCGGCGTTGTCAGCGACATCGTCACCACCCCGGGTGACACCGGCCTGCTCGCCACCTGGAACGCCCCGCTCGACGGTGGGGCGACCGGTGACGTCACCTATGTGGCGACGGCTGAGAAGAGCGACGGTACGGTGGTGGGCACCTGGGAGGGCACGGAGCTGCGCACGGTTTTCGGCGGGCTGGACAACGTGACCTCCTACCGGGTTTCGGTGACAGCGAAGAATGCCGTCGGTAGCGGCCCGGTGTCCCGATCCGCACTGGCGCAGGGTGCCTCCGTAGCCGGGGGCAGCACGCCGTACAAGGACTATGTCCAGGCCTACTTGAGCGCCCGGAACAAGGTCATGACGGGGGTTAGCGCCACCACGGCCGAGGCTGCGGCCGAGTCTCCGCACGGAACAGTCTTCGGTCCGGTCCTCGACGTGCAGGAGGCCTCGCTCATTGGGGAGCTCGTGGCGCTGGAAACGCAAAGCCAGGCATACGTGGGTGCCTCTTCGGCTCTGACGGACATCATGATTGCCGATGGTGGGGCCGCCCGCGTGCTGGTTCGCGCCACTGTCATCCAGACGATGACCCTGCGGGTCAACGGCGTCGACGAGGTGTCGGAGGAGCGGCGGGCCAAGCGGTTCGTGTTCAACGTCTCGGGCGGGGCGGTGAAGCTCGAGAGCGAATCCGACGACAGCGAGGCGGGGCAGAAGCTGTCTCCCACGGCTGCTGCGGGAGCCCAGGTGGCCGCTACCCCGGCCGACACCACGGGCGTGCCGACCGATGGCGCAGAGACCATCCTCCTGGGTGGGGACGGGTTCCCCGTGTCGGACCCCGTTGCGGCAGGTGCCCTCTCGGCTTCCTACGTCAACGGGTCGGGCACCGCGAGCTGGGCCTGGAACAACGCCGGCCGGATCCCGAGGGAGTATGGTCGCAACGACTGCACGAACTTTGTGTCCAAGGCCCTCTACAACGGTGGCGGCATGAAGATGCGCCATTGGGCGTACTGGCAGGACCGTGCCTGGTGGCGGAACACCTCCTGGATGGCGTGGAAGAAGAACAGCCACACCTGGTCAGGGGCCCAGAATCTGTTCACGCACATGTTGAACTACCGCCAGCCCGGTTACGTCAACCGTGCGTACAATCTTCGGGCCGGGGACATCCTGTTCTTCAGCTGGAAGAAAGATAACGGTGTGTTCAATCACGCGGCGGTCGTGACCGGTAACAATCACGGCGTCGTCCGTGTTGCCCAGCACGGCTACAGCGCCCATGACACCCTCCAGGGGATCATGGCCCGCCACAGGACCGGTCCCAATCCGATCGTCCAGGTCGGCGCACTTCGGCCGAGGTCTCGATGA
- a CDS encoding VanZ family protein, with translation MIEASLDAVPGLILGFCILAVIFGVPAAVFAHRNTIPAFATVLSAVSVAGIVCVTLMPGLSADAGRNSCDLGFELAGLGPSAWLNFALFIPAPLFAAVAFRKPLLTVTAAVVGSAAIEAAQTRLATGRTCSLTDLVMNSAGAVIGTAAALVWLLAAGDSLALRWKRDAALSTITAAAGSVLLTAVLAIWTPDTRDAVASDRETATRVAATEEAVQWMGEVSTAAFGPNQQNSGIHTEHRDGRWILAFQSDSGTIDGVWPDRTLTSIKARNNEAEPGTLTAADATATGKTFAETWFPDQVRGSTLTTQPLGNSPRTVYELTYRRHANGVMLPMRLDLAVTSTGRILHVSCIPEPDPAMPAPVLNRETAETRAREHTGRTPTAAVLLAQKISGTWRPVWMVGMPEGSPQPDVFLDAVTGTPVTPDPTRRPPG, from the coding sequence ATGATCGAAGCGTCGCTGGACGCAGTACCGGGCCTTATCCTCGGCTTCTGCATCCTGGCTGTGATATTCGGTGTCCCGGCCGCCGTCTTCGCCCACCGCAACACCATCCCCGCCTTTGCGACCGTCTTGTCCGCCGTATCCGTGGCGGGCATCGTCTGCGTCACCCTCATGCCCGGTCTGTCCGCCGACGCAGGCCGCAACTCCTGCGACCTCGGCTTCGAACTCGCCGGGCTCGGCCCGTCAGCGTGGCTGAACTTCGCCCTGTTCATCCCCGCCCCCCTGTTCGCCGCCGTCGCATTCCGCAAACCACTGCTGACCGTGACGGCGGCCGTCGTCGGCAGCGCCGCCATCGAGGCCGCACAGACCCGCCTGGCGACCGGCCGCACGTGCAGCCTCACCGACCTCGTCATGAACTCCGCCGGGGCCGTCATCGGCACCGCAGCCGCTCTCGTGTGGTTGCTCGCCGCCGGGGATTCCCTTGCCCTGCGCTGGAAACGTGATGCCGCCCTCTCCACGATCACCGCGGCCGCCGGATCCGTGCTCCTCACCGCCGTCCTCGCGATCTGGACACCCGACACCCGCGACGCCGTCGCTTCCGACCGAGAAACGGCCACTCGGGTCGCCGCCACAGAGGAAGCCGTCCAGTGGATGGGCGAAGTATCCACCGCAGCGTTCGGCCCCAACCAGCAGAACAGCGGCATCCACACCGAACACCGCGACGGCCGGTGGATCCTCGCCTTCCAATCCGACAGCGGCACCATCGACGGCGTGTGGCCGGACCGCACCCTGACCAGCATCAAGGCCCGCAACAACGAGGCCGAACCTGGCACCCTCACCGCCGCCGACGCAACCGCCACCGGGAAGACGTTCGCCGAGACCTGGTTTCCCGACCAAGTCCGGGGGAGCACCCTCACCACTCAGCCGCTCGGCAACAGTCCCCGCACCGTGTACGAACTCACCTACCGCAGGCACGCCAACGGGGTCATGCTCCCGATGCGCCTCGACCTCGCCGTCACCTCAACCGGCCGCATCCTGCATGTCTCGTGCATCCCCGAACCAGACCCCGCCATGCCTGCCCCGGTCCTCAACCGTGAAACGGCCGAGACCCGCGCCCGTGAGCACACCGGCCGCACCCCGACCGCCGCGGTCCTCCTCGCACAGAAGATCAGCGGTACATGGCGGCCGGTATGGATGGTCGGCATGCCCGAAGGCTCCCCCCAGCCCGACGTCTTCCTCGACGCCGTCACCGGAACGCCAGTCACTCCCGATCCCACCCGCCGGCCCCCCGGCTAG
- a CDS encoding DUF397 domain-containing protein has product MSITPSGRGPSALTWVKSSYSASDSNDCVEVAWTKSSYSASNSNECVEVAHLTGTVLVRDSKVPDGGRLAVAPAAWAGFLASAVVQARLIR; this is encoded by the coding sequence ATGAGCATCACGCCCTCGGGCCGCGGCCCTTCCGCACTGACGTGGGTCAAGAGCAGCTACAGCGCAAGCGACAGCAACGACTGTGTCGAGGTCGCCTGGACCAAGAGCAGCTACAGCGCCAGCAACAGCAACGAGTGCGTCGAGGTAGCCCACCTCACCGGCACCGTCCTCGTCCGGGACTCCAAGGTCCCCGACGGCGGTCGGCTCGCCGTGGCTCCGGCTGCCTGGGCCGGGTTCCTGGCATCCGCCGTTGTTCAGGCGCGTCTCATTCGGTGA
- a CDS encoding helix-turn-helix domain-containing protein: MIAALGRQLRMWRESAGLDRAKFGQRMGYGPNLIYKIERGTRIPRPEFLDKADEVLGAGGKIAAMKVDVQKARYPKTVRDLAKLESEAVELGAYGNHNLHGLLQTEEYARALYEIRRPAYSPDEVERHVSARMARQSMFHRQPAPAMTFVLEQVILERRLGGSGVLRRQLERLLEISSMRNVEIQVMPTASEDHAGMGGQIQVLKLRGGSTVGYVEAQLMSRLVTDPKDIQILELRYGIIRSQALSPRESCLFIEKVLGDT; this comes from the coding sequence GTGATCGCCGCACTGGGACGCCAGTTGAGAATGTGGCGCGAGTCCGCCGGCCTCGACCGTGCCAAGTTCGGCCAGCGGATGGGATACGGCCCGAACCTCATCTACAAGATCGAACGCGGCACCCGCATTCCCCGCCCGGAGTTCCTGGACAAGGCGGACGAGGTCCTTGGGGCGGGCGGGAAAATCGCCGCGATGAAGGTCGATGTGCAAAAGGCCCGCTATCCCAAAACCGTTCGCGATCTGGCCAAGCTAGAGTCAGAGGCGGTTGAGCTTGGCGCATACGGCAATCACAATCTGCACGGACTGCTCCAGACCGAGGAGTACGCCCGGGCGCTGTACGAGATTCGGCGGCCGGCCTACTCGCCCGACGAGGTTGAGCGTCACGTGTCGGCGCGGATGGCTCGCCAGTCCATGTTCCATCGGCAGCCGGCCCCGGCAATGACCTTCGTGCTGGAACAGGTAATCCTGGAGCGTCGGCTTGGTGGATCGGGGGTCCTGCGTAGGCAGTTGGAGCGGTTGCTGGAGATCAGCTCTATGCGCAACGTCGAGATCCAGGTGATGCCGACGGCCTCCGAGGACCACGCCGGGATGGGAGGCCAGATCCAGGTGCTGAAGTTGCGAGGTGGGTCGACGGTGGGCTACGTCGAAGCACAACTGATGAGCCGGCTGGTGACGGACCCCAAGGATATCCAGATCCTCGAACTGCGGTATGGGATCATCCGTTCGCAGGCTCTCAGTCCGCGGGAGTCGTGCCTCTTCATCGAGAAAGTGCTGGGAGACACATGA
- a CDS encoding ATP-binding protein produces the protein MNQEISLVAILPSTPRGARAARALTVSQLLEHRLPFADAAQVVAELAANAVTHGRVPGRGFRLRLRTGPGPTLSIEVSDTRAEAAPPGERAVPDPAAECGRGLLLVSALASRWGTDRGPVPLKTVWAELDFGNPLSPDRGSHDPVDRVPVAHDT, from the coding sequence GTGAATCAGGAAATCTCCCTCGTCGCGATCCTCCCCTCGACCCCGCGCGGCGCTCGTGCCGCACGCGCCCTCACCGTCTCCCAACTACTGGAACATCGACTTCCGTTCGCGGACGCGGCGCAGGTCGTCGCCGAGCTGGCCGCGAACGCGGTGACGCACGGGAGGGTGCCGGGGCGCGGGTTCCGGCTGCGACTGCGGACGGGGCCCGGGCCTACGCTGAGTATCGAGGTATCCGATACGCGCGCCGAGGCCGCGCCGCCGGGCGAGCGGGCCGTTCCCGACCCGGCGGCGGAATGCGGACGGGGGCTGCTGCTGGTGTCCGCACTTGCCTCGCGGTGGGGAACCGACCGGGGGCCGGTTCCGCTGAAAACGGTGTGGGCGGAATTGGATTTCGGCAATCCGCTTTCGCCGGATCGAGGTTCTCACGACCCGGTGGACCGTGTTCCGGTGGCGCACGACACCTAA
- a CDS encoding helix-turn-helix domain-containing protein, with translation MADQQPSAPACPTAGIRHINRDHTRRYVKVGNHLAQHRELSLTAIGLAVHIQSLPSGASVTIKSLAGRFPEGEVRIAAAMRELEHHGYLRRRRERAASGRVVAFTESYNNPPALWAEARPARETAPLEPAAARPQEAAPQPEPAPAADGEEADPEPAPGKEAARPARPEAYDLLARLRLRDPRLVLSKRDVERLAPAVSEWLDQGLPVAAVSASLTNGLPLAPIHSPYGLLLHRIRELAPARLPSTPRVGAAGPDRVLRPLRTCPTCDKAHRSPTPGECPPCTRRAAA, from the coding sequence ATGGCTGACCAGCAGCCTAGCGCGCCCGCGTGCCCCACGGCGGGCATCCGGCACATCAACCGCGATCACACCCGGCGGTATGTCAAGGTCGGCAACCATCTCGCCCAGCACCGCGAGTTGAGCCTGACGGCGATCGGTCTCGCCGTGCACATCCAGTCGCTGCCCAGCGGCGCCAGCGTCACCATCAAGAGCCTGGCCGGGCGCTTCCCGGAGGGCGAGGTGCGCATCGCCGCCGCCATGCGGGAGCTGGAGCACCACGGCTACCTGCGCCGCCGCCGGGAGCGCGCGGCATCGGGGCGGGTCGTGGCCTTCACGGAGTCGTACAACAACCCGCCCGCACTGTGGGCGGAGGCCCGCCCCGCCCGCGAGACCGCCCCCCTGGAGCCCGCCGCGGCCCGCCCGCAGGAGGCCGCCCCGCAGCCGGAGCCGGCCCCCGCCGCCGACGGGGAGGAGGCCGACCCGGAACCCGCCCCCGGGAAGGAGGCGGCCCGGCCGGCGCGCCCGGAGGCGTACGACCTGCTCGCCCGGCTGCGGCTGCGCGACCCGCGGCTGGTCCTCTCGAAACGGGACGTGGAACGCCTCGCGCCCGCCGTGTCGGAGTGGCTGGACCAGGGGCTCCCCGTGGCCGCCGTCAGCGCCTCCCTCACCAACGGGCTGCCCCTCGCGCCGATCCACTCCCCGTACGGCCTGCTCCTCCACCGCATCCGCGAACTGGCCCCCGCCCGCCTGCCCTCCACGCCGCGGGTGGGCGCGGCCGGCCCCGACCGGGTCCTCCGCCCCCTCCGCACCTGCCCGACCTGCGACAAGGCCCACCGCTCCCCCACCCCGGGCGAATGCCCGCCCTGCACCCGCCGCGCGGCCGCCTGA